In one window of Allorhodopirellula heiligendammensis DNA:
- a CDS encoding alpha/beta hydrolase — MTRFRSFFLILSLSAAWSAHSLAADLPQQIPLWAEGAPGSVDRMHEPEKWQGTNLTNVHHPSITPYLPADGKSTGTAVLIAPGGGHRMLCLGHEGDSLAQWFADHGIAAFVLRYRLCREPGSPYTLEGDAMDDTRRAIRMVRANAETWKINPSRIGIVGFSAGGELAAYSAMHPVDGDPQSDDPIERVSSRPDFQGLIYPGKSGTFTVQPGMPPAFIAFGFHDRDDISIGMAKVYLQYKEANVPCEMHIYSNASHGFGFRPDSTTAAGEWPQRMCDWLVDTKLLQKK; from the coding sequence ATGACACGTTTCCGCTCGTTTTTCTTAATTCTGAGTCTGTCTGCTGCCTGGTCAGCTCATTCGTTGGCGGCGGATCTACCTCAACAGATTCCGCTCTGGGCCGAGGGGGCTCCAGGTTCCGTCGACCGCATGCATGAACCAGAAAAGTGGCAAGGAACCAATCTTACCAACGTGCATCACCCATCGATCACGCCCTACCTGCCCGCCGACGGAAAATCGACGGGCACCGCTGTTTTAATCGCTCCGGGCGGTGGCCATCGAATGCTCTGCTTGGGGCATGAAGGCGACTCACTAGCTCAGTGGTTTGCGGACCACGGTATTGCTGCATTTGTGTTGCGATACCGACTTTGTCGTGAACCTGGTTCGCCCTACACCCTGGAAGGTGACGCGATGGATGACACTCGCCGCGCCATTCGCATGGTCCGAGCCAATGCCGAAACTTGGAAAATCAATCCCAGTCGGATTGGTATCGTGGGCTTCTCAGCCGGCGGCGAGCTGGCGGCCTATTCCGCAATGCACCCTGTCGACGGAGACCCGCAGAGTGACGACCCGATTGAACGAGTCAGCAGCCGACCCGACTTCCAAGGACTGATCTATCCAGGCAAATCAGGCACGTTCACGGTGCAGCCCGGGATGCCGCCCGCGTTCATTGCCTTCGGATTTCATGATCGCGACGACATTTCCATCGGGATGGCCAAGGTCTACCTGCAATACAAAGAAGCCAACGTGCCCTGCGAAATGCACATCTACAGCAATGCCAGCCACGGCTTTGGGTTTCGTCCAGACTCAACCACCGCCGCTGGTGAATGGCCGCAGCGGATGTGCGATTGGTTGGTCGACACCAAACTTCTCCAAAAGAAATAG